One Thamnophis elegans isolate rThaEle1 chromosome 2, rThaEle1.pri, whole genome shotgun sequence genomic window, TAATAAATCTTTTGATTTCTATATAGTTTTAAAGAGATTTCACAGaaaaataatgatattgtttccttttaattttagtaTGCACAGTGATTTTTGTTGAACTGAGGCTCAGCCAATCATTCCCAACGCCTCCTTGTGTTTTTAGTTCTTCCCCTATAACAGCTAAACAATATCTTGACAGCTAAAGAGCTCATATCTTGATTCAACTTGTATTCTTGGTATTATACGCCATATTCTATATTCCTGGTTCAACTTCCCAATTCATGAGTCCGGGTCCTCTGGAGATTTCTCTgccaatggaaaaaaataaaggggaaagtgTAAGAAACTAAGTTTACCAAGTCAGAGGACCAAACAATACTTCATATAACAGACTAGCTTAGTTCACTGACCAAATTGTGGCTTTAATTGAAATACACCAACTAACAGGTCTGGTTAGCCTTTATATGATTGCCAGCTGCTTTCAAGTGCTTTTTGACTCATAGCAAAAGCATTTTTGTCTCACATGAagtaaaaaggttaaaaaaatatgGATAAGGAGCGCAAGAGCATATCCCTTCATTTCATCCTCATAACAAAAGATCTTGTGAAACAGGTGGAACTGGGAGCTCCATGAACACGTGGGACTTGGTCATGGCATCAGACAGACACTTTATCCACTACTGCCTATTTGTTCCTAGGCAGTTTATCATGTCCATATTATAATATACTATTCTAGCCATTTTTCCTACAGTGTCCTCACAAACCAGATGTTCCTCCTCCTGCTCATACATAAGCAATACAAAACCGGAACCTTCATCATCAGTGATCCCAGTAAGATTGGCTTTCCCTGAAGAATTACAGTGTCCAGCAGATTTGGGACTTTGCGTGGGAGGAAAACGCCATCTGTGGTCAATGAGTTGATCAGGgtcggaagaaggcggggcttagcagtgagaagacggagtttcaggctattcctgaaattacCCTATTCCAAAGGAAATTGGATGGGTCGTTTcagaccctagctgtcccggagagacagtgaaaggttaggggagatccagtgacctcagagacgttcgcaagtctctcgggggcttggaatttaaccccttttgccagttccttctggattagctgtaagctaaccgaaactgcaggttgcccctaagaatagTGGAAGTGgcttcaactggtaagctgattttattactcaaagagatacggtccgcattaaaatttaagctaattgaaatcaaagaacagaagaatctagtggtgaattgttttttttttttatggatttatggACCAGCAAcggtggagttgttgttgttgttgttgttgctgctgttgttgttgttgttgttgttattattattattattattatacaattgtatcacagcggccagttgtttcgccggatttggcattggttactagtcgggccccacccgggggcctaggacgtcgtaacgtattttcgtaatatgcgtgcagatccaagcagtgcggctttttgcatttgactgatggtgattttgtcaatttttaactgctttaaatgtaattccagtgcttttggtatagcacccagtgtgccaattaccactggaattatcactgctggtttgtgccatagtcgttgaatttcgatttttaagtcctggtattattattattattattattattattattacagtcaaatgaaaatggatatatgatgatggtgacatgtatgaatatttgagttaaaatgctcgagttaacatgaattatgtttgttgactgtggaagagatgcacaaaagtctatttgtaaccaactgaaacactttctatagcatgtaaagaaagatgttgtatttcttttaaattaaaaattaaaaaattttaataaaaaaaatgagttgATCAGGGTCAAATGAATAAAGATATCATGTCCAAAGTCTATCTCCTGTATGCAGCTCACCACAGCCCTGTCGTTATCTCTTGCACACCCCATTTGTTTGCTGAGCATGATCACATCGTTGTGGGCCTCTTGGGGGCTCTTCCAGGGCCAAATGGCATTGGGAATGCCACTCTGAAGCACAGCACAGGCAAAAAGGGGTTGGCTCAGTGGGGAAAGTAGATGGCAACCCACCAAAACTGCTCCTGCACTTTGCCCAACCAGAGTCAACTGAGCTGGATCTCCCCCAAAGAGAGCTATGTTTTCCTTCAGCCACTTGAGGGCCAAATGCTGGTCCCACAAGCCCATGTTTCCCGGGGCATAGGGGGGCAAGTACAAAAAGCCTAGACCCCCCAAGCGATCATTCATGGAAGCCACTATGACATTCTCTGTGGCAGACAAGATCGCTCCGTTGTACATGTCTAGCGAGGCTGTGCCAGTGATAAAGCCCATGCCTTGGAACCATACAAGGACAGGCACTGGTCTTGAAGGTCGAGGGTGGGGTGCCCAGATGTTAAGAAAGAGACAGTCCTCTGACAGAGGGGTGTTGGCGACCCATATGTCTTTATCAGGAAGGCCAGGAATATCAGTCTGGGGACAAGAGTTGCCAAAACGGGTGGCCTCCAATACTTCGCTCCATGGCTGACGTGGGACGGGCTTTTGAAAATGGAGTTTCCCCACTGGAGGTTCCGCATAGGGGATTCCCAGATAGGCAGTCGTGGAACCAGATCTAGTCAAGACCGTTTTGCCTTTAATAGGGCCACTGCTGGTCACTACTGGAGCGTCATTATCGGAAGCACATTTGCAAACTaatgggaggaaaaagaaaaagctcaAATGTGAGCAGAGGAAACAAAGCATAGCAGCTATATCTGCAAGAATCAGAAACACAAAATGGTTAACTGGATATAACTCTTCCTGTGTAACGCAACCTAATTTGAGTATATGAATATTCAAATccatttgaatatatattttggaaAGCTTAAATTGGTTTTGATGCACCTCAACCCAAGCCAGACTGAGCAGCTGTGGGTTTCTGGACCTGCTGGTTCAAGATACCTTCTATCTTcggtttgagatgggtggcttTGATTCAGAAAGACCCAGTACACAATCTGGAGGCCATGTTGGACAGATAAGAGCAGACAATAGCCATTGCTAGAAGGACCTTTGCGGAACTTGGGGCTGTGTGTCAAGTGTACCCATTCCTGGACCTGCTCACATGCCCTTGTGATTTCCAGATTGGACTTCTGCAACATGCTTTAACCTCAGGCTGATATTGGTGCAAGCAATTACTGGTGCCAATTACCCAGAACATCTGACACATCAGTGATTTGCGAACTGCATTGGCTTCTTGTgtgcttctgggtacaattcaaagCACAGGTTGTCGACGGGTTATTTAAGACTTGGTTACTTATAAGACCATCTCTCTCCAATGGTCTCCCCAGTGGTTACTTATGAGATCACCTCCCCGCAGTGGTTTCTCTGGCCTGTCTGATCTAGCAGGAAACACATGATTTGGCTACTGTTAACTAGGGAGTGTCAGCTGGCAAAGCCTACAAGAAGAGCTTTGTCTGCCATGGTGCTAAACTAAGAACAATTCGCAACCATGGATATATATTATTAATCAATAAGCCTTGTGGAATACATGTTGACATAATAGATTTGCATTGGTGAAATAATCTGGCTTTGCTTAATATTCTGGCTTGCTTGGTGTGACTCCCAGGTCTACTTTAGGACATGGCATGCAGGAGGAAGTAAAACCACAGGCTTGCAAATATTGCTAAAGCATTACTAAAGTAGAACATAAGAATTTCCAGAATGACAGTTGTATTGTGAAAATTTGTGGTTAACCTATGCGCACTTACAGCTAGATGTGTGTACACAGAGAGATggatggcaaacaaatttaattaattaaaaaaaaacaagtgctATAGGAGTCTTAGTCATAAAATGGAATGGTGGCATCTCGGTTGTGGGTTTTGTGGTTTAGGGCATAAAAGACTTAGCTGTAAACAATGAGGTTACAAAGGTTTTTAAGGAAACCTTCCTATGTTAAcaactgtggtggcgcagtggttagaatgcagtaattttGCCCAGTTCGAATCTGACAGGTTCAAgttttactcagccttccattctttagcgattggtaaaatgaggacccagattgttgggggtgggcCATATGCCaatattgtaaaccacccagagagtccTATAAAGCACAATGGAGCAGTAAGTGTATGTTCTCCTTCTGCGCAGAATGGAGTTGTGTTGTGGGgtgtttggtgctctctgagcttggtggttttcttgccgatgtttcattaccaaagttGTGTTGTTTCAAACTCCACCTTGGTGTGTTCAATTGGGCTTCAACTAGTCTTGGCCCGGGACCACAATGgcactcagggacgtgcagtcactagaggcaagggaggcagagcctcaccagtctcctcaggaaaaagaaagaaatttaaatatattttttaaaataattaaagccaagatagttgctaccagattccagctcacagtggcttggtgtctgcttagtgttaaccaaagcaggaggtgagagaactcggggcctcttttccataaggaatttttcaccttctaa contains:
- the LOC116524046 gene encoding cholinesterase-like — protein: MLCFLCSHLSFFFFLPLVCKCASDNDAPVVTSSGPIKGKTVLTRSGSTTAYLGIPYAEPPVGKLHFQKPVPRQPWSEVLEATRFGNSCPQTDIPGLPDKDIWVANTPLSEDCLFLNIWAPHPRPSRPVPVLVWFQGMGFITGTASLDMYNGAILSATENVIVASMNDRLGGLGFLYLPPYAPGNMGLWDQHLALKWLKENIALFGGDPAQLTLVGQSAGAVLVGCHLLSPLSQPLFACAVLQSGIPNAIWPWKSPQEAHNDVIMLSKQMGCARDNDRAVVSCIQEIDFGHDIFIHLTLINWKANLTGITDDEGSGFVLLMYEQEEEHLVCEDTRNLQRTRTHELGS